A portion of the Thermodesulfovibrionales bacterium genome contains these proteins:
- the rplW gene encoding 50S ribosomal protein L23 — protein sequence MKSIYTVIKRPLFTEKGAMLKEGENKVLVEVAIGANKLDIKKAVEEIFKVKVEKVATVTTDGKWKRYGKSIGKRPDRKKAIITLKKGEKLDFIEGA from the coding sequence AAGAGGCCGCTGTTTACGGAAAAGGGAGCGATGCTCAAGGAAGGGGAGAATAAGGTCCTTGTTGAGGTCGCAATCGGGGCCAACAAGCTCGATATCAAGAAGGCCGTTGAGGAAATTTTCAAGGTGAAGGTCGAAAAGGTTGCGACCGTCACTACGGACGGGAAATGGAAGAGGTACGGTAAGTCTATCGGTAAGAGACCGGACAGAAAGAAAGCTATCATAACCCTGAAGAAGGGCGAAAAACTTGATTTCATCGAGGGTGCATAA